A single genomic interval of Bacteroidia bacterium harbors:
- a CDS encoding BatD family protein, protein MKILNFILCFVCLSTLANAQELQLIPDKNVDTIWVGQELSFEIKLAMNESLPVSMNLFEMEGSPFLTGTYTFKPKEVGKCTIGPIRLGPWESNSFTVYVSEKPPQNYLILDVPKELEEDEIGYVTLKCPDHPNCGDAPQLVFIGYNDFDVVSTSSSSNFSFKNGAKSQGWELKYAIRPKGESNFTVGPENFRSESEEALNLEVKTVKVIRKKSKLNRN, encoded by the coding sequence ATGAAAATCCTAAACTTTATTCTTTGTTTTGTTTGCTTGTCAACCCTGGCAAACGCACAGGAGCTGCAATTAATACCCGATAAAAATGTTGACACCATTTGGGTTGGACAAGAGCTTAGTTTTGAAATCAAACTTGCTATGAATGAAAGTCTGCCCGTTTCCATGAATCTGTTTGAAATGGAAGGAAGCCCATTCTTAACCGGCACCTATACGTTCAAACCAAAGGAAGTTGGAAAATGTACCATTGGGCCAATCCGTTTGGGCCCTTGGGAATCTAATTCGTTTACAGTTTACGTAAGCGAAAAGCCGCCCCAAAATTACTTAATTCTCGATGTTCCCAAAGAGCTGGAAGAAGATGAAATAGGCTATGTAACCCTAAAATGCCCTGATCATCCGAACTGTGGCGACGCTCCACAACTTGTTTTTATTGGTTACAACGACTTTGACGTAGTTTCTACTTCCTCATCTTCAAACTTTTCCTTTAAAAACGGGGCTAAAAGCCAGGGTTGGGAATTAAAATATGCTATCCGACCCAAAGGAGAAAGTAACTTTACTGTAGGTCCGGAGAATTTCAGGAGCGAATCCGAAGAGGCCTTAAACCTTGAAGTAAAAACCGTGAAAGTAATTCGCAAAAAATCTAAATTAAACCGGAATTAA
- a CDS encoding CidA/LrgA family protein produces MKYLLQGFIILACLGFGELLIFLTDWPIPSAVIGMLFLTFLLQAGWVKPTWVQDVSAWLLKSLSFFFVPAGVGIMLYFDLISNSYPALITASLLSFLLALFSTGFTHQWLLKLTKKQRKNAHLD; encoded by the coding sequence ATGAAATACCTTCTACAGGGATTTATTATCCTGGCTTGTCTGGGCTTTGGCGAATTATTGATTTTCCTCACAGACTGGCCCATTCCTTCAGCAGTCATTGGCATGTTGTTCCTAACTTTTCTGTTGCAAGCCGGCTGGGTAAAACCCACATGGGTTCAAGACGTTTCGGCTTGGCTCCTTAAATCACTCTCCTTCTTCTTTGTTCCGGCCGGCGTAGGTATTATGCTCTATTTCGACCTGATTTCAAATTCCTACCCCGCACTCATTACAGCCTCCCTGCTTAGCTTTTTACTGGCTTTGTTTTCCACAGGTTTTACGCATCAATGGCTTCTCAAACTCACTAAAAAACAAAGGAAAAATGCTCATCTGGACTGA